The sequence below is a genomic window from Draconibacterium halophilum.
TTCGGCTTTGCCAATTGCACATATCACCGAAACTGTTACCAACTCGCGTTCTGCGTAGCTTAGAACATCGCGGTCGAAAATATCGGAGAACAGGTGCTCTTTTAGAAATATTTCAATTACCGGAGCAAAAGCGGCATAAGCTCTTTGTGGTCCATCTAATGTTCGCCCGATAAGTTCTTCCAGATTCGCTTTGCCACGATCATATTTGCTTCGTTCATCATTAATTGCTGAAGCATCAGAACCCGTTTCATCAGTAATTCCTTTTGCTTTGCGTTCATCCAGTACTTCCATAAAAGTTTGCAAGCCACGTATGCTTCGCGGAAATCCACAGTAGGCATAAAGGTGTACCATTATTTCTTTTATTTCATTAATGGTCAGGCCTGCTTCTAAACCGGCGTTCAGTGCCGGTTTTAATTGCTCCAGCTCGCCTTTGGCAGTAAGTGCTGCAATGGGGACAATACTTTGTTGTTTTTCGCTTAAAGTCGTATTCGTTTCCATCGTATTCTGAGCCGAAAGGGTACCATAAAAACAACAAATTACAGCGATTAAAATTAGTGCCAGCTTTCCTATTTCTTTCATCCGTTTAAAATTTTCAAGTTTCCAATAAATTACTTTAAAATTTGAGAACGGATGTAACCGCTCCGCTCTCAAATAAACTTTTTTAATCATGCTTGTTTGTGAATTTATGATTTAAAAAGTTCATGTTCGTTTCATCTCATTAAAATTGCATATTTTACTTGTATTCGATGTAACTCTCGATGAATTTTAATTCTTCTTGTTTGTGAATTTGAAGAATAAAAATTCATGTTCGTTTCATAACAGTTAATTCAAAGTATAATGATAATTCAATTTTTAAGCTCGCTTAAATACCACCGCGTGTCTGTACCTTGTCCCGAAACTTAAATGCCTTTTCTACTGCATCCAGCCTTGCTTTCCTTGGATCAGGTTTTCCAAGTACTTTAGCATCTAAATCAATATCCAGGATCTTTTCATTTTTTGTGTTATAGAGCGGCCATACAGGAAGTCCTTCCCCATTCGGATTGCCGGTTTTTGCAAAGTTTGTCCAATAGGCATTCATTATTTTCGCTAACTTTTCTTCTTCGGGAGTAGCTTCGGTTGCACCCCAACGGGAATTGAGCGTGCCAAACACAAACGATACTTCCGATCCGTGACCGGCGCCATAACGAGCCCGCTCGCGCATTGCAGGAGGAACATAACCAAAATGGTAAACGTAGGCCGGCTGTCCACTGGCAACGAAGGCTCTTGCTGTAAACCTGGCCGGTTCACCCCAAACCCAATCGGTGTTAAATTTTGTTTGCACCTCAGCAAATTCTTTATTTCCCTCAGGATCAAAAGCTGCTTTAGCTTCTTCTTCCAGGTCTCCAAACGAAGAAAACAATTCTTCCTTTGTAGTGCTGTTACTCACGAATCCTCCCCCAATTTCGGCACTGCAATTTCCAATCATAAGCGGAACTTTTGCCTGGCTTCCCGTATTGTAGGCGCTTTCTGAAGTTTCTACTACAAATTTACCATCGAGAATGGGGCCTGAGTAAGTTCGCGGGCCTCCCTGACCATCCGTTTCCTGTCCCCCGTCAACAATTTCTTCAACACTTAAAGCACGCAACTTTGCCAGGGCAGCTGCACCTGTTCCTTCTATTCCATGCTTTTTTGCAAAATTTATCCCAATGGTTTCTGCTGAAACAGGATAAAGCGGATCGGCATTTTCTTTACGAATTGGGCGGCCTGTTAGAACACCGTCGCGGCCACCACTTGATTCGCCAATTGCTTTATGAAACAGACCTTTTGCATCAGGAATAGTAAGTAGTGCGTGCACCGATACGCCACCGGCAGAGAATCCAAAAATGGTGACATTGTTCGGATCACCTCCAAAAGCAGCA
It includes:
- a CDS encoding carboxymuconolactone decarboxylase family protein, which translates into the protein MKEIGKLALILIAVICCFYGTLSAQNTMETNTTLSEKQQSIVPIAALTAKGELEQLKPALNAGLEAGLTINEIKEIMVHLYAYCGFPRSIRGLQTFMEVLDERKAKGITDETGSDASAINDERSKYDRGKANLEELIGRTLDGPQRAYAAFAPVIEIFLKEHLFSDIFDRDVLSYAERELVTVSVICAIGKAEPMLRSHLAICLNVGYSPEQLNEFVGIIKSTVGKKEAKAALAVLNEVLDNRE
- a CDS encoding carboxylesterase/lipase family protein codes for the protein MKKIVAGFILVFIAFSINAQTSGPEVETKSGVVEGVTKGDVSSFKGIPFAAPPVGEFRWRPPQPVKPWQGVRDAKEYGPNCAQGGWGTAPGTIAEGSSEDCLYLNLWTPAAFKRGDKMPVMVWLHGGGFTGGSGSGPENYGDQFTDKDVILVTINYRLGRLGHFAFPALSKEHPEEAKGSYAFMDQIAALEWVQDNIAAFGGDPNNVTIFGFSAGGVSVHALLTIPDAKGLFHKAIGESSGGRDGVLTGRPIRKENADPLYPVSAETIGINFAKKHGIEGTGAAALAKLRALSVEEIVDGGQETDGQGGPRTYSGPILDGKFVVETSESAYNTGSQAKVPLMIGNCSAEIGGGFVSNSTTKEELFSSFGDLEEEAKAAFDPEGNKEFAEVQTKFNTDWVWGEPARFTARAFVASGQPAYVYHFGYVPPAMRERARYGAGHGSEVSFVFGTLNSRWGATEATPEEEKLAKIMNAYWTNFAKTGNPNGEGLPVWPLYNTKNEKILDIDLDAKVLGKPDPRKARLDAVEKAFKFRDKVQTRGGI